In a single window of the Canis lupus familiaris isolate Mischka breed German Shepherd chromosome 2, alternate assembly UU_Cfam_GSD_1.0, whole genome shotgun sequence genome:
- the CDC42 gene encoding cell division control protein 42 homolog isoform X1, which produces MQTIKCVVVGDGAVGKTCLLISYTTNKFPSEYVPTVFDNYAVTVMIGGEPYTLGLFDTAGQEDYDRLRPLSYPQTDVFLVCFSVVSPSSFENVKEKWVPEITHHCPKTPFLLVGTQIDLRDDPSTIEKLAKNKQKPITPETAEKLARDLKAVKYVECSALTQKGLKNVFDEAILAALEPPEPKKSRRCVLL; this is translated from the exons ATGCAGACAATTAAGTGCGTTGTTGTGGGCGATGGTGCCGTTGGTAAAACATGTCTCCTGATATCCTACACAACAAACAAATTTCCATCTGAGTATGTACCGACT gtTTTTGACAACTATGCAGTCACGGTTATGATTGGTGGAGAGCCATATACCCTTGGACTTTTTGATACTGCAG GGCAAGAGGATTATGACAGATTACGACCGCTGAGTTATCCACAAACAGATGTATTTCTAGTCTGTTTTTCAGTGGTCTCTCCATCCTCATTtgaaaatgtgaaggaaaag TGGGTGCCTGAGATAACTCACCACTGTCCAAAGACTCCTTTCTTGCTTGTTGGGACCCAAATTGATCTCCGAGATGACCCCTCTACTATCGAGAAACTTGCCAAGAACAAACAGAAGCCTATCACTCCAGAGACTGCTGAAAAGCTGGCCCGTGACCTGAAGGCGGTCAAGTATGTGGAGTGTTCTGCACTCACACAG AAAGGCCTAAAGAATGTATTTGACGAAGCAATATTggctgccctggagcctccagaaccGAAGAAGAGCCGCAGGTgtgtgctgctatga
- the CDC42 gene encoding cell division control protein 42 homolog isoform X2: MQTIKCVVVGDGAVGKTCLLISYTTNKFPSEYVPTVFDNYAVTVMIGGEPYTLGLFDTAGQEDYDRLRPLSYPQTDVFLVCFSVVSPSSFENVKEKWVPEITHHCPKTPFLLVGTQIDLRDDPSTIEKLAKNKQKPITPETAEKLARDLKAVKYVECSALTQRGLKNVFDEAILAALEPPETQPKRKCCIF; the protein is encoded by the exons ATGCAGACAATTAAGTGCGTTGTTGTGGGCGATGGTGCCGTTGGTAAAACATGTCTCCTGATATCCTACACAACAAACAAATTTCCATCTGAGTATGTACCGACT gtTTTTGACAACTATGCAGTCACGGTTATGATTGGTGGAGAGCCATATACCCTTGGACTTTTTGATACTGCAG GGCAAGAGGATTATGACAGATTACGACCGCTGAGTTATCCACAAACAGATGTATTTCTAGTCTGTTTTTCAGTGGTCTCTCCATCCTCATTtgaaaatgtgaaggaaaag TGGGTGCCTGAGATAACTCACCACTGTCCAAAGACTCCTTTCTTGCTTGTTGGGACCCAAATTGATCTCCGAGATGACCCCTCTACTATCGAGAAACTTGCCAAGAACAAACAGAAGCCTATCACTCCAGAGACTGCTGAAAAGCTGGCCCGTGACCTGAAGGCGGTCAAGTATGTGGAGTGTTCTGCACTCACACAG AGAGGTCTGAAGAATGTGTTTGATGAGGCTATCCTAGCTGCCCTCGAGCCTCCGGAAACTCAACCCAAAAGGAAGTGCTGTATATTCTAA